In Halobaculum limi, one DNA window encodes the following:
- a CDS encoding S8 family serine peptidase encodes MKSLANSEQERARDLIRERRADGSASDLRTFWARNALAVSADGETIRDLAALPNVERIVYDRKVTAADGGTGVPALDRILSKYNTTTSPAGIERDASSQSAWGTEYVGADAVQDRGVTGAGVNVSVVDSGIDDTHPALQGQVTTEKDFTDENLTDLQDPDGHGTHVAATVAGRRDADQAVGVAPDANLFDARALDSQGSGRLSWILSAFEWSAENDADVISASLGLSPLTDSYTGTQTVESGSSASHDVTLYSDADSAYQNFNESGYEASYVMVIVEPVAVNGSTVNASEAAAALDNASVAFRNPNGEVALDRYSAGWAFGSGEVPDGLIFRKYKPSSGTISTTGNWSLEVQNSNDVNVTYNYTAVPVYPSNGSDELSKSVTSLAESNDVLPVIAAGNSGYVFGDRSVGSPGAAEGAITVGASEYRSQAVAPFSSRGPVGYGADKRQGVTIIAPGTDVISADAGGGYVGYSGTSMATPHVSGTIALMLDADSTMSNTEVRDTLTASAQEVPAPANAAGAGMLDAWAAVNSTNASVLSASPTNVDSRELFAGIGDTGETYVNLELDPATDPAGDASNAPDLRYTSRKIVNDEIEIALAGEGTYNGSFTVYIDADSNDSTGDLAQGGADFRAVLNRTFDGSSFSLYIDEQRYNASADAYEHADNFSVYDGTQSKQLVEMYLDIYAGPFENTGPAEYHIVSRTLDSSTDTDRFPNSGQLSENVSDRNLKALGIAWNASAGQPVSGVPITFEVMNDSGAVVANATTLTDSQGRAIHNFSVGLGYYDVRVSDDRGNSVTQPYDLSDACIEYCIVDSGFSEFPNHVAEYRDYEVEANSTVTVNVPVYSDDGNMTPYDGPASAEVGSHSGEPIVFDDLQVADGVVTFTVDLSQTSLDESDDHLDIRLALSSNFSNATEYASVGDLNIVSSEDAYTQLGPEVMTVAPGGSTTVSFQHTTYGEGPVNASADYRVTWITDRTVASLSNNLPTDTLTRLKQVRRAARTGDDSSVRLTDRDKREIREALENISTSRTATTVVTGTADPVANGVGTFTAESPIDARFGIVEAKSSTSEDYSGLSVVAIEGRSSQYYDNRTDPQEDTGQRYGLFTYDSWGSHVEGDYRVPNDTYDINVRLYDYETDSYVDNATVNVYTDGGDVYEVTTDANGYTTVTVDAPDTDWVNASFDEREQQVYAVVRNLSQPDGTAITEDEFLYPDISRASGSGGVVEPLPDIRYDDGTLRTRIDYRNDTYDPVPGQRTLVIVNQGDYESNDDVFVGFVDPGSNESITRNFTDSTPPASDEYAEYEMTTRTRSMDDNTFWVDWADAEGVSAETTVNGGFADDVSTTVTVNVTDRNGDPVEGAAVVWRYQVDTFENRSYEANVPSEMPGGVKVGTTDPDGTVTFEVTPDVPEGSADAYLDYTVGVATANTSETYVDGGYEQVERDLNLINASGRLKYADGSNVSGQTIETFGDNFRENEVQTNEDGTYTLKVEPNSTGYELAYKQTDFSDTTPNFPKDGRADLYAFTEFDTNGSDVDLGTRTVPEGHLINITVVDSNGNPVSVSDIDVMPVNGDATGHHPGYTNADGEVVLEYADSPGVEANGTLQIRIPATGPYLETVKEFDVQNRTNATIVLNEETTISGQLVDERGDGLSGDFAVVNGPGVFDPTETNATGNFSTVVPGNATYRIGYVQQNDSTSVFFPRDGVTDLYVPTNVTVGSGSVSVGTETIPDAAGVLDVRVVDESGNPVHDANVTINPTTIESATLGFIANTSEQGYYTIGGKRGLEANGSYLIEVEPGNATGYVDETRTRNVTVTNDTTVRVQLNTTETAGIDVDYTLESTEVETGSPVNVTATVTNNGNTTDTETVRLFVDEEVVANETVTVAAGDTETVTFSRTLDRGTHKVRVNALSGTRVTVSNRVSTTFEPSTVRVNTGDERTVNLTLANATNGVGALDVTLSLANVSTARITGVTVVPDGGSTNVDIASDGGSARVTAALLDTNDTGSVPLLRVTVAGGTNGSTTLTATPNEISDEPGLPYIVDANATTTVQVGDVPPIGNNSARPTDVDGDSKLEDVNGDGEFTVSDVQTLWKHYKNDAVQSNAGAFDFNGDGEVNVVDVQKLFAALNGGDN; translated from the coding sequence ATGAAATCGCTGGCAAACAGCGAACAGGAGCGTGCTCGTGATCTCATCCGAGAGCGCCGTGCCGATGGCTCCGCGTCTGATCTGCGGACGTTCTGGGCACGGAACGCGCTCGCGGTCAGCGCTGATGGGGAGACAATCCGTGACCTCGCGGCCCTCCCGAACGTCGAACGCATCGTCTACGACCGGAAGGTAACGGCGGCTGACGGCGGAACGGGCGTTCCGGCGCTCGACCGCATCCTCTCAAAGTACAACACGACCACGTCGCCCGCCGGAATCGAACGTGACGCCAGCAGTCAGAGCGCCTGGGGGACCGAGTACGTCGGTGCAGACGCCGTACAAGACCGCGGCGTCACCGGCGCGGGCGTCAACGTCAGCGTCGTCGATTCCGGTATCGACGACACACATCCAGCGCTGCAGGGGCAGGTCACGACGGAGAAAGACTTCACCGACGAGAACCTCACAGACCTACAAGACCCCGACGGCCACGGCACCCACGTCGCCGCGACAGTCGCCGGCCGACGTGACGCCGACCAAGCGGTCGGCGTCGCCCCTGACGCGAACCTCTTCGATGCCCGAGCGCTCGACAGCCAGGGGAGTGGTCGCCTCTCGTGGATCCTCTCGGCGTTTGAGTGGAGCGCGGAGAACGACGCCGATGTCATCTCCGCTAGTCTGGGACTGTCGCCGCTGACGGACTCGTACACGGGAACACAGACCGTCGAAAGCGGTAGTTCGGCGAGCCACGACGTGACGCTGTACAGCGACGCTGACTCGGCGTATCAGAACTTCAACGAATCTGGGTACGAGGCGTCGTACGTGATGGTCATCGTCGAACCAGTCGCGGTCAACGGGTCGACGGTCAACGCCAGCGAGGCGGCAGCGGCACTCGACAACGCCTCCGTCGCCTTCCGCAATCCGAACGGTGAGGTGGCGCTTGACCGATACTCCGCTGGCTGGGCGTTCGGGAGCGGCGAGGTCCCTGACGGGCTCATCTTCCGCAAGTACAAGCCGAGTAGCGGCACAATCTCGACGACCGGCAACTGGTCGCTCGAGGTACAGAACAGCAACGACGTGAACGTCACGTACAACTATACTGCGGTTCCGGTGTACCCGTCGAACGGCTCCGACGAACTGTCGAAGTCGGTGACGAGCCTCGCCGAGAGCAACGACGTGCTCCCGGTCATCGCGGCGGGTAACTCAGGGTATGTCTTCGGCGACCGCAGCGTTGGCAGTCCCGGCGCCGCCGAAGGTGCAATCACCGTTGGCGCGTCCGAGTACCGCTCGCAGGCAGTCGCACCGTTCTCCAGTCGCGGTCCAGTCGGATACGGTGCCGACAAGCGCCAGGGCGTGACGATCATCGCCCCCGGCACCGACGTCATCTCAGCGGACGCGGGCGGGGGATACGTCGGGTACTCCGGCACGTCGATGGCCACCCCGCACGTTTCGGGGACCATCGCACTAATGCTCGACGCCGACTCGACGATGAGCAACACCGAGGTCCGCGACACGCTCACCGCGAGCGCCCAGGAAGTACCCGCTCCGGCGAACGCAGCGGGCGCGGGAATGCTTGACGCGTGGGCGGCGGTCAACAGCACAAACGCCTCGGTGCTCTCGGCTTCCCCCACCAACGTGGATTCGCGGGAACTGTTCGCGGGCATCGGCGACACCGGCGAGACGTACGTCAACCTCGAACTCGACCCAGCGACGGACCCGGCGGGTGACGCCAGTAACGCGCCAGACCTGCGGTACACCAGTCGGAAGATCGTCAACGACGAGATCGAGATCGCCCTCGCAGGCGAGGGAACGTACAACGGGTCGTTCACCGTCTACATCGACGCCGACAGTAACGACTCCACAGGCGATCTGGCACAGGGCGGCGCGGACTTCCGCGCGGTCCTCAACCGGACGTTCGACGGGTCGTCGTTCAGCCTCTACATCGACGAACAGCGATATAACGCGAGCGCGGACGCATACGAGCACGCGGACAACTTCTCCGTGTACGACGGTACGCAGTCGAAGCAGTTGGTGGAGATGTACCTCGACATCTACGCTGGACCGTTCGAGAACACCGGGCCCGCAGAGTACCACATCGTCTCGCGGACGCTCGACTCGAGCACCGACACCGACCGCTTCCCGAACTCGGGGCAACTCAGCGAGAACGTCTCCGATCGGAACCTGAAGGCACTCGGTATCGCGTGGAACGCCTCCGCCGGCCAGCCGGTAAGCGGCGTTCCCATCACCTTCGAGGTGATGAACGATTCCGGCGCCGTGGTCGCGAACGCGACCACGCTGACCGACAGTCAGGGACGCGCGATTCACAACTTCTCCGTCGGACTCGGCTACTACGACGTCCGGGTGTCCGACGACCGTGGGAATTCGGTCACTCAACCGTACGACCTCAGTGATGCTTGTATCGAGTACTGCATCGTCGACAGCGGGTTCAGCGAGTTCCCGAACCACGTGGCTGAATATCGTGACTACGAGGTCGAGGCCAACTCGACGGTGACGGTCAACGTCCCGGTGTACAGCGACGACGGCAATATGACGCCGTACGACGGACCCGCTTCCGCCGAGGTTGGCAGCCACTCCGGGGAGCCGATCGTGTTCGACGATCTCCAGGTTGCTGATGGCGTGGTCACGTTCACTGTGGACCTTTCGCAGACGTCACTCGACGAGAGCGACGACCACCTCGATATCCGGCTCGCGCTGTCGTCGAACTTTTCGAACGCGACGGAGTACGCCTCTGTCGGCGACCTCAACATCGTCTCTAGCGAGGACGCCTACACTCAACTTGGTCCAGAGGTGATGACTGTCGCCCCCGGCGGGTCCACGACCGTCAGCTTCCAGCACACCACCTACGGTGAGGGGCCGGTGAACGCCAGCGCCGACTACCGGGTGACGTGGATCACCGACCGGACGGTCGCGTCGCTGTCGAACAACCTGCCCACTGACACACTCACGCGGCTGAAGCAGGTCCGACGGGCCGCACGCACTGGCGACGACTCGTCGGTTCGGCTGACCGACCGAGACAAACGCGAGATCCGTGAGGCACTTGAGAACATCTCGACGTCGCGAACCGCGACGACGGTCGTCACCGGGACGGCCGACCCCGTCGCCAACGGCGTCGGGACGTTCACCGCGGAGTCGCCCATCGATGCACGCTTCGGCATCGTGGAAGCGAAATCGTCCACGTCGGAGGACTACAGCGGACTGTCGGTCGTCGCTATCGAGGGGCGGTCCTCACAGTACTACGACAACCGGACGGACCCGCAGGAGGACACTGGACAGCGGTACGGGCTGTTCACGTACGACAGTTGGGGGTCTCACGTTGAGGGTGACTACCGCGTTCCCAACGACACGTACGATATCAACGTCCGACTGTACGACTACGAGACCGACAGTTACGTCGATAACGCCACGGTGAACGTCTACACCGACGGCGGCGACGTGTACGAGGTGACGACCGACGCCAACGGGTACACGACCGTCACGGTCGACGCGCCCGACACAGACTGGGTGAACGCATCCTTCGACGAGCGCGAACAACAGGTGTACGCAGTCGTCCGGAATCTCTCTCAGCCAGACGGGACGGCCATCACGGAAGACGAGTTCCTCTACCCGGACATCTCCCGTGCCTCTGGATCCGGTGGGGTGGTCGAACCGCTACCGGATATTCGGTACGACGACGGGACGCTCCGCACGCGGATCGACTACCGCAACGACACGTACGATCCAGTTCCGGGGCAGCGCACACTGGTGATCGTGAACCAGGGCGACTACGAGTCCAACGATGACGTGTTCGTCGGGTTCGTCGACCCCGGATCCAACGAGTCTATCACGCGGAATTTCACCGACTCGACGCCACCCGCGTCCGACGAGTACGCGGAGTACGAGATGACGACCCGAACGCGAAGTATGGACGACAACACGTTCTGGGTCGACTGGGCGGACGCTGAGGGCGTCTCCGCCGAGACGACTGTCAACGGCGGCTTTGCCGATGATGTATCAACGACGGTCACGGTGAACGTCACCGACCGCAATGGCGACCCGGTCGAGGGCGCGGCCGTCGTGTGGCGCTATCAGGTGGACACCTTCGAGAACCGCAGTTACGAGGCGAACGTTCCCAGCGAGATGCCCGGCGGGGTGAAGGTTGGAACAACCGACCCTGACGGGACGGTGACGTTCGAGGTCACACCCGACGTGCCTGAAGGCTCCGCTGACGCGTACCTCGACTACACGGTCGGCGTCGCGACGGCGAACACCAGCGAGACGTACGTTGATGGCGGTTACGAACAGGTTGAACGCGATCTGAATCTGATCAACGCAAGCGGTCGGCTGAAGTACGCCGATGGCTCGAACGTCTCTGGTCAGACCATCGAAACGTTCGGTGACAACTTCCGAGAGAACGAGGTTCAGACGAACGAGGACGGGACGTACACGCTGAAGGTCGAACCGAACTCGACTGGGTACGAACTTGCGTACAAACAGACCGACTTCAGCGACACCACGCCCAACTTCCCGAAAGACGGGCGTGCCGACCTCTACGCATTCACCGAGTTCGATACGAATGGATCTGACGTCGATCTAGGAACCCGGACGGTTCCGGAGGGACATCTGATCAACATCACCGTGGTCGATTCAAACGGCAATCCCGTCTCCGTCTCCGACATCGACGTGATGCCGGTGAACGGTGATGCGACCGGCCACCACCCCGGCTACACGAACGCCGATGGCGAGGTCGTCCTCGAATACGCTGACTCGCCCGGGGTCGAAGCGAACGGCACGCTCCAGATTCGTATTCCGGCGACCGGCCCGTATCTGGAGACGGTGAAAGAGTTTGACGTCCAGAACCGGACGAACGCAACCATCGTCCTCAACGAGGAAACGACCATCTCCGGACAGCTCGTCGACGAACGCGGCGACGGCCTCAGCGGTGACTTCGCGGTCGTCAACGGCCCAGGAGTGTTTGATCCGACCGAGACGAATGCCACCGGGAACTTCTCCACGGTCGTCCCAGGTAATGCGACGTACCGTATCGGGTACGTGCAGCAGAACGACTCTACCAGCGTGTTCTTCCCACGTGACGGCGTGACCGACCTCTACGTCCCCACGAACGTCACAGTTGGAAGTGGGAGCGTCTCAGTCGGCACGGAGACCATCCCTGACGCTGCTGGCGTGTTGGACGTTCGCGTTGTTGACGAGTCGGGGAACCCGGTCCACGACGCAAACGTGACAATCAATCCGACGACCATCGAATCGGCGACGCTCGGGTTCATCGCGAACACGTCTGAACAGGGCTACTACACGATCGGAGGCAAGCGAGGTCTCGAAGCCAACGGGAGTTACCTGATCGAGGTTGAACCCGGCAACGCGACCGGCTACGTCGACGAGACTCGCACGCGCAACGTGACTGTCACGAACGACACGACGGTCAGGGTGCAACTCAACACCACCGAGACGGCCGGCATCGACGTCGACTACACGCTTGAGTCGACCGAGGTCGAGACCGGTTCCCCGGTGAACGTGACGGCGACAGTCACGAACAATGGCAACACCACTGACACCGAAACGGTGCGCCTGTTCGTCGATGAGGAGGTCGTTGCCAACGAGACGGTGACCGTCGCTGCCGGTGACACAGAGACGGTGACGTTCTCGCGAACGCTCGACCGCGGCACCCACAAAGTCCGTGTGAATGCACTCTCGGGGACACGTGTGACAGTGTCCAACCGCGTCTCGACGACGTTCGAACCCAGCACGGTTCGGGTAAACACCGGCGACGAACGGACGGTGAACCTTACGCTCGCGAACGCGACGAACGGCGTTGGAGCGCTCGATGTAACGCTCTCGCTTGCGAATGTCTCGACGGCACGCATCACCGGCGTGACGGTCGTTCCCGACGGCGGGTCGACCAACGTCGATATCGCGAGCGACGGCGGCTCCGCTCGGGTCACTGCCGCCCTTCTCGACACGAACGACACCGGCTCTGTCCCGCTCCTGCGGGTCACGGTCGCTGGCGGCACGAACGGGTCGACGACGCTGACGGCGACGCCGAACGAAATCAGTGACGAGCCCGGCCTCCCGTACATCGTCGACGCCAATGCGACGACGACGGTGCAAGTCGGAGACGTCCCGCCCATCGGCAACAACAGCGCCCGGCCGACTGACGTGGACGGCGACAGCAAACTCGAGGACGTCAACGGCGACGGCGAGTTCACCGTCTCGGACGTCCAGACGCTCTGGAAGCACTACAAGAACGACGCCGTCCAGTCGAACGCCGGCGCCTTCGACTTCAACGGCGACGGTGAGGTGAACGTCGTTGACGTGCAGAAACTGTTCGCAGCCCTCAATGGAGGGGATAACTGA